The DNA region ACGACGTCGGCCAAGCTGGCGCTGCGCTTGAAGAAAGAAGGGCGCCGTCCATTACTGGTGGCTTGTGACTTGTTCCGTCCGGCGGCGATTGACCAGCTGGAGACTCTGGCGCGTGAGATTGACGTGCCGGTTTTTACCCCGGATCGCGATGAGAAGAACGTGATCAAAGTGGCCAAGCAGGCGCTGAAGTGGGCGGAGACGCAGAACGGAACGGTGATGATTTTCGACACCGCGGGCCGTCAGGAGATCGACGATGCGTTGATCCGCGAGCTTGAGGACTTGCAGAAGTTCCTTCAGGCCAAAGAAGTGCTGTTGGTAGCGGATTCGGCCACAGGTCAGCAGGCGGTGAACGTGGCCAAGCGCTTCGACGAGGCGGTGGGGATTTCCGGTATTGTCCTGACCAAGCTTGATGGTGACGCCCGTGGTGGTGCGGCATTGAGCATGCGCTCGGTGACCGGTAAGCCGATCAAGTTCTCCGGTGTGGGTGAGAAGATTGCGGACTTTGAGGCCTTTGTGCCGGACCGCTTGGCGGACCGCATGCTGGGCATGGGCGACGTGGTGGGCCTGGTGGAAAAGGCAGCCGAAGCGGTGGACGAGAAGGACGCCATGAAGATGGCAGAGCGTCTGGCGAGCAATCAGTTCGACTTCAATGATTTCCTGCAGCAGATGAAGTTCATGAAGAAGCTCGGGCCGATGGAGAATATCCTCGGCATGCTTCCAGGTGTGGGCAAGAAGCTCAAGGACATCAACGTGGACGACGGTAAGATGAAGCGC from Sulfuriroseicoccus oceanibius includes:
- the ffh gene encoding signal recognition particle protein, yielding MFNQLSDKLEGVFKNLRGQGKLSERNIKDAMTEVRLALLEADVDYSVARDFISSVRDEAMGEKVLKSVTPGQQIVKIFRDKLAELLGGDQAPLELTPPARILMVGLNGAGKTTTSAKLALRLKKEGRRPLLVACDLFRPAAIDQLETLAREIDVPVFTPDRDEKNVIKVAKQALKWAETQNGTVMIFDTAGRQEIDDALIRELEDLQKFLQAKEVLLVADSATGQQAVNVAKRFDEAVGISGIVLTKLDGDARGGAALSMRSVTGKPIKFSGVGEKIADFEAFVPDRLADRMLGMGDVVGLVEKAAEAVDEKDAMKMAERLASNQFDFNDFLQQMKFMKKLGPMENILGMLPGVGKKLKDINVDDGKMKRIEAIVLSMTPYERSRPEIINAKRRKRIAAGSGTNLTQVNQLLKQFSMMRKMMKNKGKMKGMMKQMGMGGGGFPGLPGGGKLPF